The proteins below are encoded in one region of Paenarthrobacter ilicis:
- a CDS encoding UDP-N-acetylglucosamine 1-carboxyvinyltransferase, translating into MTQATPEHVGLLLRDARGEKGWTQGQLATELGTSQSAIARMEQGKQNLSLRMIERLEGIFGRSIVKVGKPQMTHLRVEGGRTLSGEVDVNSSKNAGVALLCASLINRGTTTLRRLARIEEVNRIVEVLTSIGVECTWLNGSDLRIRRPEVLDLESMDVDAARRTRSVIMLLGPLLDETSEYLLPYAGGCDLGTRTVEPHMQALREFGLSVEAKSGFYSVEAPPADADHRSFVLTERGDTVTENAIMAAAHRKGTTVIRNASPNYMVQDLCFYLQGLGVEIAGVGTTTLKITGRPAIDVDIEYFPSEDPIEAMSLITAGIVTNSEVTIRRVPIEFMEIELATLEQMGQKMEISGEYMARNGRTRLVDVTTKPSELKAPQDKIHPMPFPGLNIDNLPFFAVIAGNAEGQTMIHDWVYENRAIYLTELNKLGAQVQLLDPHRIYVNGPTKWRAAEIGCPPALRPAACLLLAMLAARGTSELRNIYVIERGYEDLAERLNTIGAKIEYFQD; encoded by the coding sequence ATGACTCAAGCTACGCCAGAACATGTAGGCCTTTTGCTCCGCGATGCGCGGGGCGAGAAAGGCTGGACGCAAGGGCAGTTGGCAACTGAGCTGGGAACCAGCCAGAGCGCAATCGCCCGGATGGAGCAAGGTAAACAGAACCTCAGTCTCCGGATGATCGAGCGCCTCGAGGGGATCTTCGGGCGCTCCATCGTGAAGGTGGGCAAGCCTCAGATGACCCATCTCCGGGTTGAAGGCGGACGCACTCTCTCCGGCGAAGTGGATGTCAACAGCAGCAAAAACGCGGGTGTGGCGCTCCTGTGCGCCAGCCTCATCAACCGAGGTACCACCACGCTGCGCCGCCTGGCGCGCATTGAAGAAGTCAACAGGATCGTGGAGGTCCTCACGTCCATCGGCGTGGAGTGCACCTGGCTGAACGGCAGCGATCTCCGCATCCGGCGGCCCGAGGTCCTGGACCTCGAATCCATGGACGTGGACGCCGCCCGCCGTACCCGCAGCGTCATCATGCTCCTGGGCCCTCTTCTGGACGAGACCAGCGAGTACCTGCTTCCGTACGCCGGTGGCTGCGATCTGGGTACCCGCACCGTGGAGCCGCACATGCAGGCACTGCGCGAGTTCGGCTTGTCCGTGGAAGCCAAGTCAGGCTTCTACTCCGTGGAAGCACCGCCGGCAGACGCGGACCACCGTTCCTTCGTCCTGACAGAACGCGGGGACACTGTCACGGAAAACGCCATCATGGCGGCCGCGCACCGCAAGGGCACCACCGTGATCCGCAACGCCAGCCCCAATTACATGGTCCAGGATCTCTGCTTCTACCTGCAGGGCCTGGGTGTGGAGATCGCCGGAGTCGGCACCACCACGCTGAAGATCACCGGACGGCCGGCGATTGACGTGGACATCGAGTACTTCCCGTCCGAGGACCCCATCGAGGCCATGAGCCTTATTACCGCCGGCATTGTCACCAATTCCGAGGTAACCATCCGCCGGGTGCCCATAGAGTTCATGGAAATCGAGCTCGCCACCCTGGAGCAGATGGGCCAGAAAATGGAGATCTCCGGCGAGTACATGGCCCGCAACGGGCGGACCCGGTTGGTGGACGTGACCACCAAGCCCTCCGAGCTCAAGGCACCGCAGGATAAGATCCACCCGATGCCTTTCCCCGGGCTGAACATCGACAACTTGCCCTTCTTCGCTGTGATCGCTGGCAACGCCGAAGGCCAAACCATGATCCACGATTGGGTCTACGAAAACAGGGCCATCTACCTGACGGAGCTCAACAAGCTGGGCGCACAGGTTCAGTTGCTGGACCCGCACCGCATCTACGTGAACGGGCCCACCAAGTGGCGTGCTGCGGAGATCGGCTGCCCGCCAGCCCTCCGCCCTGCCGCCTGCCTTCTCCTGGCCATGCTCGCCGCACGCGGTACCTCCGAGCTGCGCAACATCTACGTGATCGAGCGCGGCTACGAGGACCTGGCCGAGCGGTTGAACACCATCGGTGCCAAGATCGAGTACTTCCAGGACTAA
- a CDS encoding DUF6973 domain-containing protein — protein sequence MPFYGADVNQLKALSKALANGASLLTSRARELDSLIGQGLTGQGGGWQGQDAKRFAADWQGRLRPLLDRTTRGLEEASQSALANADQQSSTSTEGGGPGSSGGPGNDATAKTAANPNPGQPTPQEILDNYQVSDAETTMWPGDWDPLRFIVDQREVTEKEAELLNGLGPFEMNAFKGIHDDAFSVADDRFPSADRNDDQNDAFRHAYWNALMVKEFGADWAEDYATAHEQLPGNPAPREAMDLYNNEVGRNVAIANPDASAEELADLIEEAVNNGDTVVVGQDMLPHPSNEVPMDQTGDANNAEPAPGEDPEFNDESRTTS from the coding sequence ATGCCTTTCTACGGCGCCGACGTCAACCAACTCAAAGCGCTCTCCAAGGCCCTGGCCAACGGTGCGTCACTGCTGACCAGCCGCGCCCGGGAGCTCGACTCGTTGATCGGCCAAGGACTGACCGGCCAAGGCGGCGGCTGGCAGGGCCAGGATGCCAAGCGTTTTGCAGCGGATTGGCAGGGCCGCCTGAGGCCGTTGCTGGATCGGACCACGCGGGGCTTGGAAGAGGCTTCACAGTCCGCGCTTGCCAATGCCGACCAGCAGTCCTCCACCTCCACGGAAGGCGGCGGCCCAGGCAGTTCCGGTGGCCCAGGGAACGACGCCACCGCCAAGACCGCAGCCAATCCCAATCCCGGCCAGCCGACCCCGCAGGAGATCCTGGACAACTACCAGGTCAGCGACGCCGAGACCACCATGTGGCCCGGAGACTGGGACCCACTGCGCTTCATTGTTGACCAAAGGGAGGTCACCGAAAAGGAAGCAGAGCTCCTCAACGGCCTGGGTCCTTTCGAGATGAACGCCTTCAAGGGCATCCACGATGACGCCTTCAGCGTTGCCGATGACCGCTTCCCCAGTGCCGACCGCAACGATGACCAGAACGACGCCTTCCGGCACGCGTATTGGAATGCCCTCATGGTCAAGGAGTTCGGCGCGGACTGGGCGGAGGACTACGCCACTGCCCACGAGCAACTCCCGGGCAACCCCGCACCCCGCGAAGCCATGGACCTGTACAACAATGAAGTGGGCCGCAACGTGGCCATAGCCAATCCGGATGCCAGCGCTGAGGAGCTTGCGGACTTGATCGAGGAAGCTGTGAACAACGGCGACACCGTGGTGGTGGGACAGGACATGCTGCCCCACCCGTCCAATGAGGTCCCCATGGACCAGACCGGCGACGCCAACAATGCCGAGCCCGCCCCGGGCGAAGACCCGGAGTTCAACGACGAGTCCAGGACCACCTCGTGA